The region GTCTTCACGCTCCTGACGACGTTCGGCATGGACGCACGCCTCGGCTTCTGGCCCACCGTCGCTACCGCCGCCGCCCTCGCGGTGGTCATCTTCGCGGGCGTCCGCGGCGAACCCGAGGCGGCCTGACCCGCCGTCCGGCGTTCGAGTCCAGTTTTTCGACAGTTGTCGAACCATCCTTTGTCCATAGCGGAAACCCTTTTGTGCTCCGTCCGGTCGTTCGTGACAATGAACGCAGGTGGTCCGACGTGACGATGGAGGACCGAATCGACGAACTCGAAGCCAAGCGCGACAGAGCGCAGAAGGGCGGCGGCGAGGACCGCATCGAGTCCCAACACGAGAAGGGGAAGATGACCGCCCGAGAGCGCATCGACTACTTCCTCGACGACGGTACGTTCAACGAATTCGACCAGTTCCGGACGCACCGAAACCACAAGTTCGGGATGGAGGAAAAGCAACTCCCGGGCGACGGCGTCGTCACGGGGTACGGCGAAGTCGACGGGCGCAAGACGTTCGTCTTCGCGCACGACTTCACCGTCTTCGGCGGTTCGCTCGGCGAGGTGATGGCCGAGAAGATATGCAAGGTGATGGACAAGGCCGTCGAAGTCGGCGCGCCCGTCGTCGGGTTGAACGACTCGGCGGGCGCCCGGATTCAGGAGGGCGTCCAGTCGCTCAGCGGGTTCGGCGAGATATTCCGGCGCAACACCGAAGCTTCGGGCGTTATCCCGCAGATTTCGGCCATCATGGGGCCGTGCGCCGGCGGGGCCGTCTACTCGCCCGCCCTCACCGACTTCACGTTCATGGTGAAGGACACGAGCCACATGTTCATCACCGGCCCGGACGTCATCAAGACCGTAACCGGCGAGGAGGTGACGTTCGAGGAACTCGGCGGCGCGACGACGCACACCTCCACCTCCGGGGTGGCGCACTTCGCCTGCGAGTCCGAGGAGGACGCCTTAGACGACATCCGACGCCTCCTCTCGTACCTCCCGCCGAACAACGTCGAGGACCCGCCGCGCGTCGAACCGTGGGACGACCCGGACCGCGCCGACGAATCGCTCAAGAGCGTCGTCCCCGACCAACCCCGGAAGCCCTACGACATGCGCGACGTCATCGGCGGCGTCTTAGACGAGGGGTCGTTCTTCGAGGTCCAAGAGGACTTCGCGAAGAACATCCTCGTCGGGTTCGCCCGCCTCGACGGTCACTCCGTCGGCGTCGTCGCGAACCAACCGCGCGTCAACGCCGGCACCCTCGACATCGAAGCGTCCGAGAAAGCCTCCCGCTTCGTGCGCTTCTGCGACGCGTTCAACGTCCCCATCGTCTCGTTCGTGGACGTGCCGGGCTTCCTCCCGGGGACCGACCAAGAGCACGGCGGCATCATCCGCCACGGCGCGAAACTGCTGTACGCCTACTCCGAGGCGACGGTTCCGCTGCTTACGGTCATCACGCGGAAGGCCTACGGCGGCGCGTACGACGTGATGGCGTCGAAGCACCTCGGCGCGGACGTGAACTACGCGTGGCCGACGGCCGAAATCGCCGTCATGGGACCGCAGGGCGCGGTCAACATCCTCTACAGCGACCAACTGGAGGCGGCAGACGACCCGGACGCCCGCCGCGAGGAACTCATAGAGGAGTACCGCGAGGAGTTCGCGAACCCCTTCACCGCGGCCGACCGGGGCTACCTCGACGACGTCATCGCACCGACCGAGACCCGCTCTCGGTTGGTCTCGGACCTCGAGATGCTGAAGACGAAGCGCTCCGACCTGCCGGACAAGAAGCACGGCAACATCCCGATATGAACGGCGAGAGCGCAGAGAGCGCCGAATCGGCCGTCGGACCGGACGTATCGGACGTCGCGGCGGACCTCTCCATCCCCGACGACGCCGACGAGGCGGAGGCCGCCGCGATAGCCGCCGCCGTCGCCGCGCACATCCGCGACGGCGAACTCGCCGCGGCCGCCGCGGCCGCCGAAGGCGGCGAGGAGACGTGGGACGGCAAGCGCTGGACGTTCGCCGGCCGCCTCGAAGGCGTCTCCGGACGGTCCGCGCGCGTTCCGAACGGCGCGCCGACGAACGCGTGGACGGCCGCCTCCCGCGCCGACCGGTTCTAACCCCGGCCGACGGTCGGGCCGTCCACCGCGCGGACGGCCGGCCCGGAGCACCGACGGAGAGTGCGGTCGCTATCGGACGGTTCAGGCGTTGAGAGAGAAAAATCGACGGTTTACGCCGCTTGCTTCGGGCCGCCCTTCTTTCGCGTGATGTAGCCGGCGATTCGGTTGCGGACGCCCTTCGAATCGACGTTGGTCAGCTTGCTGACGCTCTCTTTGTTCGTCTCGAAGTCGGTGTTGAACGCCTGCGGGTACTCCTCTAGCAGCACGTTGCCGAGCTGCTTGACGTACTTGGGCTTGATTGCCATGTCCGACGATTCCATCAGCGCGCACTAAAACGATTCGTTCCGCCCGCGTCGCCGTCACCGCTCCTCACGGCGTCCCGTCGCTCCCTTCGTCCGCGCGTTCGCGCCACCCCGACACCTCCTCGACGGTGGCGAACGCCTCGCGTTCGGCCGCGCCGCCGCACGTCTCGACCACGTCGGCGAAGTACCGGAGGCGGGCGAGCAGTTCCCCGGTGTCGTAGGCGGGCACGTCGAGGCGCGAGGCGGCCACCGTCGCCTCCACGACGGCGGCGAACCCCCGATTTATCGTCGGCACCGTCTCGGCGACGACGGCCGACTCGACGGGGCGGAGTTCCCACTGCTCCCACCGCGTACCGCCGGACTCGCCCGCGTCGATTCGCTCGGCTTCGACTTCGACCCACGCGTGGGCGTCGTCCGAGACGGGCGACTCCGACTCGGTTATCGTCATCGCGGCGTCCACGAACGTCCGCGGGTCCGAGACGAACTGGACGACGCCGCCGCCCTCACGGTGGAAGTTCCGGCGCGTCCGAGTGTTCCCCCACGTCGTCGCCGTCACGACGCCACAGTCGCCGTCGTCGCCCTCGTTCCCGCCGTCGCCGTCCTCGCTCTCGTCCGGTGCGTGCAGGCCCAACGCGGCGGCGTTCCACAGGTCGTTCGGGCCGAGCGTCGTCACCACCGACTCCGTGACGCCGCGGAGTTCGACCGGCCACCCGTCGGGGGAGTCGGTCACACCGGCATCCCCCGTTCGAGGGCGACGAACGTCGCCGCGCAGGCGATGTCGGCGGTCGTTCCGGGGTTGATACCCTCGGCGACGAACGCCTCGGCGAGTTCGGCCACCGCCTCGGGGTCGCCGCGCGCCTCGGCCGCCCGGCGGCGCGCCTCCGCGGCCACCTCCGGGCCGTGGTTCGTCCGCACGAGGGTGTCTTCCTCCTCGGCCAGGAGGTCCACGAACGCCCGCGCGACCCTGTCGGGGGCGGGGCCGTCGTCTTCGAGCATCGATTCGGCGGCGTCGAACGTCCGCGCGAATCCGCCGGTCCACTCTCGGGCGTTGCCGTCGTCCTCCGAGAGGGCCATCACGTCGTACAGCGTCAGTTCGCGCGTCCGGAGGGCCGGCGCGGCGTCGCCGCCGCGGCGCACGTCCAACTCGGCGGCGTCCTCCGGGGGGTCCTCGACGGCCACGTCCACGTGTTCGAAGGCGCGGTAGAACTCCACGGCGTCCGCGACTGTCGTCGCTTCGGCCACCGCCGTCGCTCCTTCCGGAGAGAGCGACCCGTCGGCCGCGGCGCGGACGAGTGGGACGAGGAGGAGCAGACAGCCGAACTGCGTGTTCCCGCCGCGTTGCCGACTCATCCCTGCCACCGCGCGTTCGAACGCCGCGCCGACCGGCGCGCCGGACTCCGCCCGGCGGAGGCCCTCGCCGGACCCGACGGCCCCCGCGAGGAAATGTTCGAACCTGAGGTCCTCCAAGTCGCGTTCGCGGTCCACGTTGCCGGGTTTCGGCGTCCCGGCGACGTCCAAGAGGAGTGCGAGTTGCGCGTTCTCGGCGGGGGTTCGGTCCTTCGGGGCGGTCACTTCGCCACCCCGTCTGCGTTCGACTCGTCGGCGCTCGGACGCTCCGCGTTCGACT is a window of Halopelagius longus DNA encoding:
- a CDS encoding acyl-CoA carboxylase subunit beta: MEDRIDELEAKRDRAQKGGGEDRIESQHEKGKMTARERIDYFLDDGTFNEFDQFRTHRNHKFGMEEKQLPGDGVVTGYGEVDGRKTFVFAHDFTVFGGSLGEVMAEKICKVMDKAVEVGAPVVGLNDSAGARIQEGVQSLSGFGEIFRRNTEASGVIPQISAIMGPCAGGAVYSPALTDFTFMVKDTSHMFITGPDVIKTVTGEEVTFEELGGATTHTSTSGVAHFACESEEDALDDIRRLLSYLPPNNVEDPPRVEPWDDPDRADESLKSVVPDQPRKPYDMRDVIGGVLDEGSFFEVQEDFAKNILVGFARLDGHSVGVVANQPRVNAGTLDIEASEKASRFVRFCDAFNVPIVSFVDVPGFLPGTDQEHGGIIRHGAKLLYAYSEATVPLLTVITRKAYGGAYDVMASKHLGADVNYAWPTAEIAVMGPQGAVNILYSDQLEAADDPDARREELIEEYREEFANPFTAADRGYLDDVIAPTETRSRLVSDLEMLKTKRSDLPDKKHGNIPI
- a CDS encoding acc operon protein encodes the protein MNGESAESAESAVGPDVSDVAADLSIPDDADEAEAAAIAAAVAAHIRDGELAAAAAAAEGGEETWDGKRWTFAGRLEGVSGRSARVPNGAPTNAWTAASRADRF
- a CDS encoding 30S ribosomal protein S17e; its protein translation is MAIKPKYVKQLGNVLLEEYPQAFNTDFETNKESVSKLTNVDSKGVRNRIAGYITRKKGGPKQAA
- a CDS encoding DUF447 domain-containing protein yields the protein MTDSPDGWPVELRGVTESVVTTLGPNDLWNAAALGLHAPDESEDGDGGNEGDDGDCGVVTATTWGNTRTRRNFHREGGGVVQFVSDPRTFVDAAMTITESESPVSDDAHAWVEVEAERIDAGESGGTRWEQWELRPVESAVVAETVPTINRGFAAVVEATVAASRLDVPAYDTGELLARLRYFADVVETCGGAAEREAFATVEEVSGWRERADEGSDGTP
- a CDS encoding triphosphoribosyl-dephospho-CoA synthase; this encodes MTAPKDRTPAENAQLALLLDVAGTPKPGNVDRERDLEDLRFEHFLAGAVGSGEGLRRAESGAPVGAAFERAVAGMSRQRGGNTQFGCLLLLVPLVRAAADGSLSPEGATAVAEATTVADAVEFYRAFEHVDVAVEDPPEDAAELDVRRGGDAAPALRTRELTLYDVMALSEDDGNAREWTGGFARTFDAAESMLEDDGPAPDRVARAFVDLLAEEEDTLVRTNHGPEVAAEARRRAAEARGDPEAVAELAEAFVAEGINPGTTADIACAATFVALERGMPV